A region of Gemmatimonadota bacterium DNA encodes the following proteins:
- a CDS encoding ThuA domain-containing protein, translating to MPKALFVWGGWEGHEPRQSQDIFIPLLESEGYEITQRDTLDAYLDAEAMPTYDLIVQTVTMSAITGAQEKALLETVSAGAGFGGWHGGQADAFRNHTNYQYMVGGQWVSHPGGIIDYEVNIIDHEDPVTAGLGDFAMHSEQYYMHVDPSNHVLATTTFSGDHDAWIEGTVMPAAWKRSWGKGKVFHCTLGHVAADFDVPEAREIVRRGLIWCTR from the coding sequence ATGCCTAAGGCCCTTTTCGTCTGGGGTGGGTGGGAAGGACACGAACCCAGGCAGTCCCAGGACATCTTCATCCCGCTGCTCGAATCGGAAGGATATGAAATCACGCAGCGCGACACGCTCGACGCCTACCTGGACGCGGAAGCCATGCCCACGTACGATCTCATCGTACAGACCGTGACCATGAGCGCGATCACCGGCGCCCAAGAAAAAGCGCTCTTGGAAACGGTCTCCGCCGGGGCCGGGTTCGGCGGCTGGCACGGCGGGCAGGCGGACGCCTTCCGGAACCACACGAACTACCAGTACATGGTGGGCGGACAGTGGGTTTCCCACCCGGGCGGGATCATCGACTACGAAGTCAACATCATCGATCACGAAGATCCCGTGACGGCCGGGTTGGGCGACTTCGCCATGCACTCGGAACAGTACTACATGCATGTCGATCCGTCCAACCACGTGCTCGCGACCACGACCTTCAGCGGGGATCACGACGCGTGGATAGAAGGCACCGTCATGCCCGCCGCATGGAAAAGGTCGTGGGGAAAGGGCAAGGTCTTCCACTGCACGCTGGGTCACGTCGCCGCCGATTTCGACGTGCCGGAAGCCCGGGAAATCGTCCGTCGCGGACTGATCTGGTGTACGCGCTGA